Within Pseudomonas cichorii, the genomic segment CCAGCATCGGCAACACCTGTTCGCACGAAGCCTCGATCTTCATGTCCAGCAAATCGTCTGCACGGGTCTTGCCCTGATTGATGGCTATGACGGGCTTGCCTTTCTCGACCATCGCCTTGCACAAGCGAAAGGCCGACCAGGCCATCAATGAAGTGCCGACCACCAGCAGCCCTTCTGCCTGTTCGACACTTTGGGTGGCTTTGGCGGCGGTGTCGGTTGCAACGTTTTCACCAAAGAACACCACGTCCGGTTTCAGTCGCTGGCCATCGCAATGTGGGCAATGGGGTACTTGAAAGTCTGTCTCGAAAGACGAGTCCAGCAGGGTGTCGCCATCAGGCGCCTGTATGGCGTCGACCCCCGAGAGATAAGGGTTCTGCGCAACCATGATGTCCTGGATTGCAGCCCGGTCGCTGCGCTGATGGCAGTCCAGGCAGTACACGCGATGCAGGCTGCCATGCAGCTCGATCACGTCATGGCTGCCCGCCTGATCATGGAGCGCGTCGACATTCTGGGTGATAAGCCCGCTGATATGCCCACCCGCCTGCAAACTGGCCAATGCCCGGTGCGCGGTATTGGGTTCGGCCTGGCGGATACGCGGCCAGCCGAGCATCGCTCGCGCCCAGTAACGCTGGCGTGCGCTGGGTGCCTTGAGGAATTCCTGATACATCATCGGCTGCTTGCCACGCCGCACACCGTCCTTGTCGCGATAGTCGGGAATGCCCGACGCGGTGCTGATGCCCGCGCCGGTCAGGACAAGGAGCGGTTTGTCGGTCAGGGCCTGAAGCAGATCGTGGATTTGGTTGTCCAGCATCGTCGCACCTCTAACGGAGGGTCCAGGTCGAGACATTAACACCGATCGCGTGGGGGCGAAGTCATTCGCGAGGTGCCGGTACATCCCAAGAAAATGTATCGTCTGGAATACCGTCTCGCGAATGGATTCGCCTACCGGCCAATCCTTTTACCGGGTCTTGTTCCAATATCACTGGCCTGGCCATCCTTTTGTTTGCCGGTTCTGGCCTGGGTGATGAGGGCGGGGATCAGGGGGCCTTCGGGCAGGGTTTTCCAGAAGCGGGAAGGCATATGGCCTTGCATGACTTTGGGGTTCAGGCGTGCAGGGTTGAAGATATGGCTGTAATAGGTCAGCCACAGGTTGCCATGGGGATCTTCTGCCTGACGGGCCATTTTTTGCCACACTTCGGGGCAGCGCCGTTCGTGGATCAGTTGCGTGCCATCGTAATAAACCCCGTCCTGTGGGGTGGCGATCATCCAGCGATGCTGGCCCATGCGCCCGATGAAGTGCTGGCTGGCGCTTTGCAGAATGTCGTGGGCCGGTTCATGCCACGCGACGTATTCAGGTTGCAGCAGTTCAGGTGTTTCACTTGGGGCGGGAAGCGCCACAAAACGCAGGAAGGCATGCAGGTGATGGGCTTCGCGGCCGATGGTCTTGAGGCGTCGATGCAACTCACTGCCCAGTCTGTCGCCTGCCAGCATGGCGGTGCGGTCGCCATGGCTGACCCGCCAGAGTACTTCATACAACAGACTCCAGCGTTGATCGCCCCGATAGCAGGCGGCGCTTTGCAGCAGTTTCAGCAACTCCAGCGGCACTCGCGCCTGAAAAGGCCCGTGTTCCTGCGGTACATCTTCGTCGCTGGAGAACAGGTCGGCATCGTCGACAGCCTTCCAGCTCACCCGGCTGGGATCTATTTCATGGCTCAACAGCCAGCGGGCCTGCTGACGCCAGGTGTCGAACAGGTCATCGCAATCCAGGCAGATCATCCCCAGAGCCCCAGTTGTTGAGGTTGTGGCCTGTCACGCAATTGATAATGCAATTGCTCGCTGCTGCTCTCGGCCTGGGACGGATGGTAATCGCTGGTGATGATGAACGGCTTGGCCTTGGCCAGTACGCAACGCAGGCGAGTCAGGTCTTCGTAGCGAATGCGCCGTTGCCTGCGCAGTTCGACCAGCCGCTGGGTGGTACGAATGCCGATGCCGGGGATGCGGGCGATCAAGGCCGGTTCGGCATTGTTCAGGTCCAGCGGGAAAACCGACCGGTTATTCAAGGCCCAGGCCAGCTTGGGGTCGATGTCCAGAGCCAGATCGCCCGGTCCGCTCAGCAGTTCGTTGGCCGTAAAGCCATAGCCGCGCAACAGGAAATCCGCCTGATACAGGCGATGCTCGCGCAGCAGGGGCGGTGCGGCCAGGGGTACGCTGTTCGGGCTGTTGGGGATCGGGCTGAACGCCGAGTAATAGACCCGGCGCAACTTGAAGTTGCTGTAGAGCGACTGGGCGCTGTGCAGGATGGTGCTGTCATCGGTAGCGTCGGCACCCACGATCATCTGGGTACTTTGCCCGGCGGGCGCAAAACGCGGGGCGCGGGGTTCGTTGAGTACGGTCTGCTCGCCGGTATGGATGGTCTTCATGGCCTGCTTGATGGACTTCACGTCCTTTTCCGGCGCCAGGGTTTGCAGGCTGGCATCGGTGGGCAGCTCGATATTCACGCTCAGGCGATCGGCATAGCGACCGGCCTGTTCAATCAGCGCCGGGTCGGCATCCGGGATGGTCTTGAGATGGATGTAGCCGCGAAACTCGTGTTTTTCCCGCAGCAGGCGGGCGACCTGTATCAGTTGCTCCATGGTGTAGTCGGCGGAGCGGATGATGCCGGAACTCAGGAACAACCCGCTGACGCAGTTGCGTCGATAGAAATCCAGGGTCAGGGTAACGACT encodes:
- a CDS encoding NAD-dependent protein deacetylase, whose product is MLDNQIHDLLQALTDKPLLVLTGAGISTASGIPDYRDKDGVRRGKQPMMYQEFLKAPSARQRYWARAMLGWPRIRQAEPNTAHRALASLQAGGHISGLITQNVDALHDQAGSHDVIELHGSLHRVYCLDCHQRSDRAAIQDIMVAQNPYLSGVDAIQAPDGDTLLDSSFETDFQVPHCPHCDGQRLKPDVVFFGENVATDTAAKATQSVEQAEGLLVVGTSLMAWSAFRLCKAMVEKGKPVIAINQGKTRADDLLDMKIEASCEQVLPMLVERLL
- a CDS encoding TIGR03915 family putative DNA repair protein: MICLDCDDLFDTWRQQARWLLSHEIDPSRVSWKAVDDADLFSSDEDVPQEHGPFQARVPLELLKLLQSAACYRGDQRWSLLYEVLWRVSHGDRTAMLAGDRLGSELHRRLKTIGREAHHLHAFLRFVALPAPSETPELLQPEYVAWHEPAHDILQSASQHFIGRMGQHRWMIATPQDGVYYDGTQLIHERRCPEVWQKMARQAEDPHGNLWLTYYSHIFNPARLNPKVMQGHMPSRFWKTLPEGPLIPALITQARTGKQKDGQASDIGTRPGKRIGR
- a CDS encoding putative DNA modification/repair radical SAM protein — translated: MQLIDKLSILADAAKYDASCASSGAPKRSSQGKTGLGSTTGMGICHSFTPDGRCVSLLKILLTNFCLYDCQYCVNRRSSDVPRARFNPEEVVTLTLDFYRRNCVSGLFLSSGIIRSADYTMEQLIQVARLLREKHEFRGYIHLKTIPDADPALIEQAGRYADRLSVNIELPTDASLQTLAPEKDVKSIKQAMKTIHTGEQTVLNEPRAPRFAPAGQSTQMIVGADATDDSTILHSAQSLYSNFKLRRVYYSAFSPIPNSPNSVPLAAPPLLREHRLYQADFLLRGYGFTANELLSGPGDLALDIDPKLAWALNNRSVFPLDLNNAEPALIARIPGIGIRTTQRLVELRRQRRIRYEDLTRLRCVLAKAKPFIITSDYHPSQAESSSEQLHYQLRDRPQPQQLGLWG